The region GGTTTAGAAAAAGGGACCTGAAGACATTGAAGATGCTGCCATACCCATCCACAGCAAATAACAAAAAAGAGACAgaaaattacactttttttttttgcattcacaCAGAATATATGCTGCAAAATTTTCACCCCGTAGAATCACTTAGTGTGCAGAAGCAGATGGTGGACAGTTTTCTGTGGGTAAGAAAGCAGAATACAAAATTAGAAGGCTTCACTTTTTCATTCTTGATGGGTATATTGTAAGCCATAAAGATATTTTGGGTCTTGATAAATGGAAGTAATATTGATGTGTTTCATCGTGTTGACCTGCTGGGGGTGGAGTCAGAATAGACTCTACGGGGAAACCACGAGCCAAGGCAAAGGTTTTATATTTCTGAATTATTTCAGGTTTGACCTTTTGAGAACGACCTGCAAACAAATGCATAATGAGCCGCACACATTTAAATTTACACAACTTTAATGAACATTATCACCTCTCTGAGAAGAGGCGTGTCGGGTATACGAGTATATTTAAGAGAAAATGTCAAAGTAtatttattcagtttttttttttaaattgtgtgtcTCACCGTACAGTGCCACCTGTGTGTACTCTCTGTTAAAGGTCTTGTGTTTGATAACCAAAGCGTACTCGGTATAATTTGTCTCCACCACAGTGATGTCCTTCACCATATTATGGCCTGAGAGAAAACACGATAGAAAAACAACATTTCATGGTGAATTTAAATGAGCTATAATGAATAttattgtaaaacaaacaaacaaagagacaAACCAAAAAATTGAGAATGACTCGTATTGATCCATTCTCTTCTACATTGCATCACCAGAAAAGTATACAATTTGTTTACATTCCACTATCTCCTAAAGACTCTGGGATTTTACAACCGAGGCTCAGTTTTTCGACGTGTTAGGGTTCATCTTTTCTTTCaggacaaaaattaatttaattgtcaCATTACTGGTTTAGATCACAAACATTGTCACAACAGTGCAtactattccaaaatggatgaaattcattttttacccttaaaattctacacacaataccctgtaatgacaatgtgaattttattattattattattattttatttttgcaaatttattaaaaaagaaaaaacaaaactaagaactcacatgtactGTAAGTATTCAAAGcattttccatgaagctcaaaattgagtgcatcctgtttccactgatcacccttgagatgtttctacagcttaattggagtcgacctggggtaaattcagttgactggacatgatttggaaagacacacctgtctacatataaggtcccacaattgacagtgcatgtcagagcacaaaccaagcatgaagtcaaaggaactgtctgtagacctccaaggcaggattgtctcgaagcacaaatctggggaagggtacagaaacatttctgctgctttgaaggtcccaatgagcacaatggcctccgtcatccataaatggaaggccTGTGGTAGAgtcgccagacagaagccactccttagtaaaagggacatggtagcccacctggagtttgccaataggcacctgaaggactctctgaccatgagaaacaaaattctctggtctgatgagacaaaggttgtggcatcatattcaagaagattgaggctgtaattgttgccaaaggtgcatcaacaaagtactcttattttaaataaatttgcaaaaaaatccacccccacccccccccccccaaaaaaaaaaaacttttttcatgtcattatagggtgttgtgagtagaattttgagggaaaaaaattaattactccattttggaaaaggcTGCAACttaaatgtggaaacagtgaagcactgtgaatgatttctggatgcactgtagctaAGAGGCTAACAGCACAGGACAAGCTAAAAACACACCACTGAACagcagaacataaaaaaaaaaaaatcacagtcccACATCCGCAATCAACTTGTAATCACCCAGCCGATGGCCAGAAGGCTAAGGTAAGTTGTTTAATGTGCTGATGAGATTTGTTTTCTAAATCAGTAATGCCATAGATAACTTCCACCCACAAGTTCTGAAAAATGTCAAAATCCCCCTCAAATAGAACAACATTTTGACTTGTAATTAAAACACAGCGAGGGTTCATTTAAATGGGGTCAAAGGTAAAAATGATTTTTGGGTACTTTTTTAGGGAAACTccaaaatctgctggaaaatgccaTTGTTTGGCAAACTGTTCCATTAGAGTTTAGAGACACTTGTATCTTAATTGGGCCTCAGCATCAAGACTGAATGATCAGCTAAAGTGCACAGAAGCACACATAAATGGATAGGCAATATTCAAAgtgtgcatatttatttatttttatatatatattgttggggTTGGGGCATGAAATCTGCTAGAGCActtcacatatatacacaaatatttattttgtctGTAAAAATTAGCATCATGATGTCTATGACATTCATCCTATTTTTGGATTTGATTTTCAGATGCAGAAAACAGATCAAGTTGTTTCCTATAAGAACAACAGTGAGCAGAGACTTACGGGTGCTGAAGTAGGTGAACTGTCCGGGTACGGTGGTCTTCACGTACTGGTACTCCTGGGTGGAACAACCTGAAGGTCTAAAACACACAGAGGAAACTCAGCTCTTCATCTTACTCTGTTCTTGATTTTGAGTTCATCTGCGCACGCACACATGCCTCAGACTCACAGGGCGTCCCACATTGTAAGGTTTACGTTGCCATTTGGCAATGCTGTGACGGTGCCAACGGAGATCTTCAGTTTGTCTCTGTAGGGGGCAAATCCTGGAGAATCATAGGCCAAACCCACACGGTACCATTTTCCTGTAAACTAAACATATGTGTACATACAGTTACACATGGAAAAATGACAACAGCTTCTTTCCTGACCACGTgttgtgtttctctgggcatgagccaacacacacacacgctctcacACACACCTGATATTAGCGCCCCCCCGATTGGTTAAAAGCACAAAAGCTTGAGGCGTTTACATCGTAGTTTTTTAAAAGTCAATTAAGGACATTTTCAGACAAATAAACCAGGATGATTTCAGTGATATTTGACTGGTTGACTTTTGACATCAGCAAACGCTTGTTCTCAAACTGTCACCTCACACTCCCAAAAGGACATGTCCTCACTCGTTGCAAAAAGCACAAACACATCGTTCCTTCACAGACAAACCAACTGCACACAGTGGAGAAAAAAATTCAACATATCGTTATCGAAATTCAGATATTGAtattagaaataaataaaatagacttCAGCTGAAAATTGATTTATAAATTTGTATCGTTATTTCACTAAAATTTAAGGGACTTCTACAAATGACTTAACAAATTATTTATATTAAGCTTTTTATGGGAATACACATCATAAAATTATATTATAAAAACAGCTTTTCAAAGTGCTGATAGTGTTAGAAATCCATAATTTATAATGGTGACAATACATCAAGCAGGCATTATCAATTTTGACTGGTACTGAAATACACTTTGATctacaaatatatatacacatactgtacatacacacagttgtatgcaaaagttttggcacccctgataattttcatgattttcctttataaatcattggttgtttggatcagcagtttcagttaaatatatcacagaacagacaaacacagtgatatttgagaagtgaaatgaagattataggatttacagaaagtgtgcaataatcctTTAAAcacaattaggcaggtgcataaatttgggcaccccaacagaaaaaaatgcatcaatatttagtagatcctccttttgcagtaaAAACAGCTTCTAAACGCTTTCTATaggttccaatgagagtctgaattctggttaaaggtattttggaccattattctttacaaaacatctccagttcagtcaggtttgttggtttctgggcatggacagcccgctgaaaatcacacaacagattttcaataatattcaggtctggggactgagatggccattccagaacattgtacttgttcctctgcatgaatgccttagtagattttgagcagtgtttagggtcgttgccttgttgaaagatcaagccccggcgcaacttcaactttgtcactgattcatgaacattgttctcaataatctgctgatattgactggaatccatgtgaccctcaactttaagaagattcccagtacctgcactgaacacacagccacacagcacgatggaaccacctccaaattttactgcagcaagcgtttttcttggaatgttgtgtaatttttcagccatgcatacggcccctcgttatgtccaaataattcaattttactttcatcagtccacagcaccttattccaaaatgaagctggcttgtccaaatgtgctttagcatacctcaagtgactctgtttgtggtgtgtacacagaaaaggcttcctctgcattacagcatcatacagcttcTCTTTATGCAAAgtatgctgtatagttgaacgatgcacagagacactatctgcagcaagatcatgttataggtctttggagcaggtctgtgggttgactatgactgttctcaccatccttcacttgagcctatctgagatttttcttggcctgccacttcaggccttaacttgtactgtgcctgcggtcttcatttcctcactatgtaggTGTTCACAATTTCCTACAATCCATCccacaggtggcagacatgtctatgggatatttcataagcaaaacaaagttattAGATTGCTCTGGTGCATGAAAGTTAAACACACTCTAATCACTTCATCCTCATATGTGCTCTTTCAATGTGATGAGTTTCAAGATGATGGTATTTGTGAGTTATGGCTTACACACTAGCTGGGATCGACTAACCCACTGATTTCCAGTTTTGTTAAAAAATTACGATATTGCTGCCAGTGCAGGGAAAACATACCATGTGgttaattttgtaaaataaagtaaaaaaaataaataaatgcatcaataaactagaagcactcagagactgcaaacctccgccaaggccataggatcactgaccctaaagagattccctccttggcagtgatctattcaacagttcagtgttacaaccaaaactatgatacatacacttttctttcctgtatatttgacatccttgaccatgaaaacataccactagaacttggaatcacatttatgtctttattagttcaaacgttattttATAAAAAagattttttggtaatggcggttttcttctggatctagctccataacatttgaagctacatcaaatctgatgacacgttactgaatcagtacagattcagctacagtttggtgttagttgtgcatctctagcttcatttgtcacctcacactgacacattttctattttccctatatttttgcatattctggatcaccagatccggaatccggatccaatcatcaccaaactttgttgtttgatagaacatttgactatgttacaccctaatttgtttcaagcctttctgccttgtttttgtggttagaaacagaatgtcaaaattcccccatcccgcaatggtgaagaatcctttaaaaaattcctggatccggatcatgatctggaTAACCACTAAaagttaatcacttgttcctcttgtcatttccaaccactccacaaaatttcatcaaaatccgttcaaaactttttgagttatcctgctgacaaacagacaaacaaacaaacaaactcgaccaaaaacataacctccttggcggaggtaataaaattgcagcgcttcacttttgGATGTCAATCAGCAGCAGAATTTGATGGTTTTCCTGATGACGATTGATCAACTGAAAACCTTTAGTGTTGATAAGCATGTATCATCTTTGGAATTTCTAACATATGCGTGTGGTTGGTCATCTTACCCTCTGCAGGTTAAAGTCTGTCTGTGGCTGGACATCTCCGTGCACCATgattgcacacagatttgccatggCAACGGTGAaggccagtgacctcatgacagcATAAACTGCCAAAAAAAATTTGGACTGAAATGAAGTTGGAGAGTCTGTATCTGACCTGAGACTTTACTGCAGTCACAGATGGGAGCAGAGTGTAAATGCTTGTTTTTCCCCAATGCACCCACCCAGTTATCAGCCAATCATCACTGAGGACTAGAGAACAGAGGCAGAGGTAAGATGCATAACATGCTGTTCAGCCTTCATGTCCCTGTCAGTGCAGGTATATCGGCCTGTCTGTCTTGGAACAGTTTATGAGCATCAACAGATGCCTTCCCCACAAGCACGGGCAGATCTGTTTCACAAGAATTTGTCCCACAATGACACAAAAAGCAACAAGCCCAGAGGGCTCAGGAAGGTCTAAAAGAGCAGGAGGTGACCtatatatagtgcatccagaaagtatgtacagcgcttcactttttccacattttgttatgttatagccttaaatGAAATTCTTTTGTTCCCCCTCacgattctacacacagtaccctataatgacaatgtgaaaaagtttgttttttagatatttgcaaatttattaaaaaaaacctaagaaaccacatgtacataagtactgacagcctttgccatgaagcttaaaattgagttcaagtacatcctgtttccactgatcactcttgagatgtttcgacagcttaactggagtccacctgtggtaaattcaattgattggacatgatctgaaaaggcacacacctgtctacatataaagtcccacaggtgacagtgcatatcagagcacaaaccaagcatgaagtcaaaggaattgtctgtagacctccaagacaggattgtcttgaggcacaaatctggggaagggtaaagaaacacttctgctgctctgaaggtcccaatgagcacagtggcctccatcatccctaaatgaaagacgtttggatccaccaggactcttcctagagctggccggccGTCTAAACTGACTGATTGGGTTAGAAAGGCCTTAGGGAGGTCACCAAgaaccgatggtcactctgtcagagctccatcattcctctgtggagagatgagaaccttccagaaggacaaccatctctgcagcaacccaccaatcaggcctgtagagatggcagacggaagccactcctttgtaaaaggcacatggcagcccacctggagtttgccgaaaggcacctgaaggactctcaaaccatgaaaaacaaaattctcttgtctgatgagacaaagattgagctctttggcgtgaatggcatggcatcatgtttggaggacgccaggcaccatccctacactgaagcatggtggtggcagcatcatgctgtggggatgtttttcagcagcatgaactgggagactaatcaggatcgaggaaagatgaatgcagcaatgtacagagacatcctggatgaaaacctgctccagagcgcttctgacctcagactggagcgactgttcatctttcagcaggacaatgaccctaagcacacagccaagatatcaaaggagtggcttcaggacaactctgtgaatgtccttgagtggcccagtcagagcccagacctgaatccgactgaacatctctggagagatctgaaaatggctgtacaccaacgcctcccatccaacttgatggagcttgagaggtgctgcaaagaggaatgggcaaagctccccaaagataggtgcactaagcCTATGGTCAgagccggtgtcccgtcgagatgaggtgaacgtcgagatgaggtgcatcgcactactgcgcatgcgcagtaCGCTCTACCCCTTACTTGGAaaacgtcacccgtcgagatgaggtgccttgcGCAACtacacatggggagatgatgtaattagctcgacgtgcaactgcgcatgcgcattttgttttttccgtaaaagtttttttaatttattaattgtattcagtgtatttatagcctagtaagtaaaacattttctgtattttacgttaggagcataaatgtatgtatatgtacattatgcctgtcaaaataagctaactccaggttaaaaatacttatcgttttatagtgagtagattttatacattactacgttcggatgaacaatttatacatttacttgcccatcaaaataagcgaactttgtcaagtaattttttcagtgcacacgtgcAGTTACGCGACGCATGAGGTGCGCCGTCGACAGGTAAGTCTGTCGAAATGAGGTGCGTCGCGTAACTGcacatgtgtgcactgaaaaaattacttgacaaagtttgcttattttgatgggcaagtaaatgtataaattgttcatccgaacgtagtaaaaaacaaacaaaaaacaatgcgcatgcgcagttgcacgtcgagcgaattacatcatctccccatgtgttgttgcgcgaggcacctcatctcgacgggtgacgtcttcaagtcctgGGTAGCGCGATGCACCTTATTTCGACGGGacaccggcccaaggcatacgccaactacgcggtcacttagggcctccacgccaccagggggccccgagagcaccgagacgttgtgataaaaaagtaaatatataaatgaaattaaaataatattgaataatttaaacgaaattgtattacacccgaaaaaaataaattcaatttgacaaaataccaatactaggttaattgatgcctcctgttggctgctaccaccgttgggcaaatttagatgcaccgcttgggtcaggtggtcaatgactaatcgtgaggaacgaagtgagtgcaagtcatgtctcagaaaagaaattatatctctggagcggagaaaagaaaaaagaagaagttggaagacgagaaaaacaacaagacaaaggtaggtttgcatgtccaatattacaatttttgttgtcgttatttgcgaaatgctccgtttagtgtaaagtgctttaggtgtcttaaagtcagaggcgattgctctaagactgcaagggaagatcagcttcccctaaaatgtcaaaaaataagtgatcaaatatatactgttgtgtgtacatgtcactgactaaatatgcgctacaacgcgctcaacttttgttcagaatcagcttctaaTCAGTGGTAACgatgcggctttcctctcactcaaacccgcagcttcacagcgctttaaacagtgtggacgctgaccacagacttcaatagcgaagcagagtgcagcgaaacgagacgagtcattggataaatgctgggctttgtcccgcccatcggacgctcagcgtgtctgggggtctatggggcagtgggctgtctcggccggcccggacgctcagcttctgcatgatgattggatgatctgtctgaggctgaatccctttttgattgacagcgaaatgagcgaatcagcgatcttttggtgtaaacatccgtgggaccattttcattctgttctgagtggaaccagagactttcctaatcTTCTTAGCggtattttctttgttaaaaacgactagcgacaaatcgagcttctatttctggtgtttttttttgtagctgcttgtgtttggagactgacttctatcgcagtttctgtccctaccgagtagcgggtgctgctgagttcCTCcaacgtcacaaagcactcaaagGCGgatacacttcacactagcctcgcgccagtcccacctagtgagctagctaggtagcaagctgcacgtaatggcagacaatttgaatgttgtggaccggattttggcgaagtcatttgatagtcttccttacgaagaaaaactagagttaaacagcagggtaGATCAACTCctaagattaatttggtgcaaaaggtggggaaaagtagctcagctgtcaatggtttgcaggccaaagttaaagcaatagcccccagtgcaatgtttgtgcattgctatgcacacacattgttgttatgttgtggatttctatgttcattttggagattaagtattgtatttattatttaagtatttcattttgattacaactttatttttctgtaagataatgtgaatgtcatttgattctattttgtatttggatattgaacattttgcacaccattgcacatctgaaagaaattaaactatttaaggtgtttactataaatgcagtctcctgcctgctgatgttactttcaaatagttaaattaatgagccatacttatacatcactctgtatgtagaagttaattaaaacatatttacgagtttgctacccctttaagcttaaaaacaagaatgacacctgtatgatgtaagataattccaaataatgctaatgattgtgggtacattACACacacaacagtgtagcctatggaataatgaggcatctggtgctgaggtgatggtaggggggcccccaaatgaaattctgcttaaggccccataaaggcttgggccggccctgcctGTGGTATCAtattaagaagacttgaggctgtaattgctgccaaaggtgcatcaacaaagtattgagcaaagggtgtgactgtatgtacagttgtgctcaaaagtttacataccctgtccggatttttgatttttttggcaatttttcagagaatatgaataataacacaaaaacgtttttccactcatggttaatgGTTGGATGAAGCGTTtgtcaaacaacagtgtttactctttataAATCATGacgacagaaactacccaaatgacccagaTAAAAAGTTTACAtagccctgttcttaatactgtttaTTGCCCTCTGGAACATCAGTGACAgcctggagtcttttgtggtagttgtggacgaggctttctgatggtaaagctgacactgaatgtcttggactttatttacatcaattacgaagaaagCCAGAGTATGGCactagtagacagttctcaaaaactgagtgactgtgcaagagtgaggaaagacaccaagacaccccccTCCTACCCATCTTTATTTTCAAGCTCCCTTGCTGACATCAGAGCTCTGATGCAGTTCCAGTTAATGAAAACAGCATTTGTGTAAATTCATCATAAGAAATCAGGACAGTGCAGCTGAAGAGGacaatttaattttattattaataatctgTACTTTGTTGGAAATGCATTATCTACAGCGCCTGCCTTCACTGGACAAGAGGACATCAGTGTGTCACAACTCACAGACCTCTCCTCCACACCGAGATGCCGTCTGTGCACCAacacaatgccaaaaaaaaaaagaacaaaccaGACAGCCATAGCTTTCATGCACATAGACGTGTACAAACCCGTTAGCAAGCACAGCTTGATGTTCCTGAGTAACACGGCTGTTAAAAAGACAAAGATCTGCAACAATTGCCAACACCCAGCTGACAGGCAAATGAGAGAGAAACGCTGTTGATCTGGCTTGTAATGAACCTCATTGTTCATTACAAGAGGCAACTTGATGTTTGACAGTCGGTTATTTTTTCAGGTACTTTGCAGTGAAACATCCCTCATTGTATCCTGGTTTTCTACCTCAACAGTTTACTTTGCAGCTTTGtaattggttccatacatttaaaCTCATTCACCTTCTTCACGTGTACATTTGCAATTGCATGTATGTTGTACTAATAACTTGCAAAGGTGACCTTAAAAATGGTAATTGCACCACAACACATGAAGTGAAAAGAATTTGGTAAGTTTGCCTAAGTCTTCCTTATTTCAAATGGTAATCAAGTCTGGACCATTTTGGTTTCAGGTTACTGGATTAAGTCACAAAACCCAAAATGTTTGTAGTTCTCTATATTCCACATGTTCATCCATACATGTTTGTGCTGTATCTCAAGAACCGCTGGATGTACCGccttaattttggtgtcaaaatatTTGCAAGCTGCAGTTTTCTATAAGGTCTAATGAAACAACTTTGGCATAATATTTTTAATATTACCATGGTAGCAGCCATTACACATTACCACTGAGGCTACTGCGGAAATTCTGGACTTAAATGAGTGTTATTGTAAGTTTCTCTTTTATTGAATGATAATTTCAGTAAGGGTACATTAATTGACACTCGTTAACGCTGTAATGAGTGTTAACCGATTGTTAATTAAGAGTTAACTATTGTATTTAGTAATCATTTGAGGGTGGTATGTATCTTTATAATTCATGTATAAATTAATGTACCCTTATTGTAAAGTGTTATCTATTTAATACAACATTCTTCCTCAGCATGACTGGAAAAATCCATAATTGACTTTTgaccacaataaaatgttcagtttctgTATTTCAGACCTGAAATCTAGTTCCATTGAAGTGGTAACcagtgttaattaaaaaaaaaaaaacagtgctaaTAACCTTAGCAAATTGTAACTAATCACTGCTGAATAACTAGTGTTAAAGATATGGTGGCGTGGTGCAGTCAGAAAATGGTTTTGCTTGTTGTGAATAGTTTGACAATCACTAATCAAGAAAATGTCCCTGCGATGTAGCAGCAGGAAAGAATTAGCCTGGTTCAGTTATACAGAATCGAActttacaacaacaaaaaaacgagaGTAAAACTTTCCCACCCAGAAACTTTACTTGTAGTGCAAGGTACTGTCATTCCAGAAAGATGATGACCGAACAATCATGTTTTATCCTCCACATTTAAAACGTATCACATAAATTCTCTTACGGTGTGTTAAACTGCATCTAGTCTGACTACTTAAAACTCTGCGACATTATCACAGATTCTTGGATGTCCTTTTTACTTATTCAACCTGTGTTACAAAAAAGTTGGTTGATATCTTACAACTTTCATTGACTCGCTTTTGTTAAAAGTTTTATTACTAAAACAGCTCCCTGTGGTCAAACAGGTGCTTTAGTCAGAACACTACACTACCGTGTCCCATCATCAAGTCTCATCAGCTTTTTCCGTGAGCTAGATACTAAAACCAGCTATTGTTTGGTTCCAGCTGTGAACCAAAAAGGT is a window of Thalassophryne amazonica chromosome 17, fThaAma1.1, whole genome shotgun sequence DNA encoding:
- the ptgdsa gene encoding prostaglandin D2 synthase a, translating into MRSLAFTVAMANLCAIMVHGDVQPQTDFNLQRFTGKWYRVGLAYDSPGFAPYRDKLKISVGTVTALPNGNVNLTMWDALPSGCSTQEYQYVKTTVPGQFTYFSTRHNMVKDITVVETNYTEYALVIKHKTFNREYTQVALYGRSQKVKPEIIQKYKTFALARGFPVESILTPPPAENCPPSASAH